Below is a genomic region from Tumebacillus amylolyticus.
ATGCCCCTTTGAACCAGTTTTTGCAGGATTTCTGTAAGGTATCCACTCTTTGGGAGAAGGAGGCGGGGCTAATGGTTTTTAGATCTGTACGAATGACTCCCTGTGAATTTGATCGTGGGAATTCGCTTCATGACTACAATCTAAGCCGAGTGCTGTATGTGTCGCACGTCATGAAGAAAGTAGCGAATCGGATATGAAGGACTTGTCTGAGTACATTTTTGTGGACTGCGTGCTTTTGGATTTTTCGATGAGCAAAGCTGAAGATGAAATGTCCCTGCTCGTGGAGGCATACTATCCTCTGATCTTAACGGAAAGCGTTCGTACTTTTGGTGCGGCTCCGTTTTGAAGGAATGATTGAGGTTTCCATCAAGATGCATCCCGCCTTCCATGAGGATTTGCAAAGACCGGATGACTACAAGTCTAATGAAGTCTACTTTGCTCAAATCACACCTCATGATAGAGGGATTGCGTTTGAACTAGAGTCCGACTATCTAAAAATGAGTGCTGTTGCAAGGGACTATCAACTGTTTCGCTTGGACGAATAACCCTTGAGGAGGAATTGCTTTGCCAGATTTATCATTAGCGGCTCTATTTATTCAAAATAAGGGTGAGCCAATTGATTTTGATGGTTCTCCCATCCATATGAGCTACCGTTTCCAAGTGGTTCATGGTCAAACAATCGATATTGAACTTCGAAGTTCCAACAGTACATTACGTCAAGGATTCCGTATGAATCTCGCAAATAAGAAAAGCTATTTCGTAGTGAATGAACAACAAATCCACTCCCTCGTGATCTGGTTTGACACGGCACCACCTTCTTTTTCTGTAGTGTGTTTTCCTTACAAGGGCGAGGACACAATCTCTATGTGGAACGTATGGCAACATCACTCTCAAAGAGAATCTGATTGTAATGCCTGGGTAGGGAATGCCGGAATGCGGGTCGAGGAACAACCCGATCATACGCTTGTCTTCTCGTGCAGTGACGGGGCTGGAGAGATTGATTTTGATAACTTCGTGTTCGTCATTTGGAGGTGAGCTATGAAACAGTATCTTGAACAGATGATCGTTGGTAAAAAGTTGACAGCCTTTCGAGAAGAAGAAGGTCAACTGCCCGAATTCGTTTTCGAAGATACCTCGATCTTTATCTTCGGACACTGGCGAATTCTCAATGAGGAGGGGATCGTCACTGGGAGTGATACCCGACCCGAAAACAAATTGAAATGGCTTACAGTCTCAAAAGTGATCGGCAGTCAATGTGATTCTGCTGATGTAGATGAACGAACTATGGATCTCACCTTATCGCTCTCTTCTAGCTGTTGTCTTCACATTTGCGCGTTTTCTTATGAGTACGAGGTCTATAACATTATTCATGAAGATGGAAGCATGTTGATCGGAGGACCCAGCGATTCTTGGAGTGCATTTGGGCCTAGAGATTAAAATTAACGAGATAGCTTTATATTAAGTTCGGAAATAACTTTTGGTGCCTGTCCTCACATCAGTGCCACTTGATATGCCCTCTTAATGTAGAAACAGGAACTTCCCCCTAGGTGATTCGAAGCCAACCTTGGGGGCATTTTTTTAGCAATCCAGGGAGCTTCGTCCTACAAAACAAAGTATCTACGATCTCGACAATGGACCAAGTACTGGATAGCAACCGAAGCGGCTGGAGAGATTGATTTTGGTAACTTCGTGTTCGTCATTTGGAGGTGAGCTATGATATTCGCCTGTGCTCACAAACTAGAAAATCATACGATATTGAAACTCACTCCCGTCTACGTCGATGGCGAACTTGATTTTTGGAACCTTGAGACTGATTCATACTCGATTGGGTTCTTTAACCCGTTGTATTTTGGGAGTGAAAAAATTCGGATCGAGCATGTCCCTTTTCTGCTCGGGAAAAAAATCACGAAAGCGACTTACAAAGAGAAGGAACACCTCAAACTCCTGTTGGAGAATCAGTCTTTTCTGCTGCTTTCAGTCAGACCTGAGGACTTTCATGGTCCTGAGGCAGCGGAGTGTAACTTCAAATCAGGGGAGATCGTCATTTTCGATCAGGACGAATAACAAAAAAACACCGTGTCCCGCTCAACTGGGGCACGGTGTTTTTTCGTTACTTCTGCTTGTTCTGAATGTCTTTCTTGGAATGCCTCGCTTCGAGGAGCTTCAGCACTTCGTCGAACGACAGCTTCTGCTCTTGCAACAGCACGAACAGGTGGTAGATCACGTCGCCCACTTCGGCGGTCAGTTCTTCGCGGTCGCCTTTCATGGCGGCGATGACGACTTCGGTGGATTCTTCGCCGACTTTTTTGAGGATTTTTTCGAGACCTTTTTCGAAGAGGTAGGTGGTGTAGGCTCCCTCGGGTCGCTCGGCGTCGCGCTGGGCGATCGTCGTCAGCAGTTCGTCGAGGATCGCATAGCGGTGCGGCGTGCGGGACACTTCGTCTCCGTACGCTTTTTCAAAAAAGCAGCTGTACGCGCCCGTGTGGCACGCAGCTCCTGCTTGGTTCACTTCGGCGAGCAACGTGTCGCGGTCACAGTCATACGAGAGGCGGACGACTTGCTGGAAGTGGCCGGAGGTTGCGCCTTTGTTCCAGAATTCTTGGCGGGAACGCGACCAGAACCAGGTGGTGCCCGTTTCCAAGGTCTTCAGCACCGACTCGTGGTTCATGTACGCGAGCATCAGCACTTCGCGGCTTTGCACGTCTTGGACGACGCACGGCAGGAGGCCTTGGTCGTCGAATTTCAGGGTTTCGACCCAACTTGTGTCTGTCATCGGATGCTCACCCCGCGTTCTTTGAGATACTTTTTCACTTCGGTGACGGTCGTTTCTTTGAAGTGGAAAATCGAAGCGGCCAGTGCGGCGTCCGCTTTGCCTTGCTCGGAGAATACGTCGTAGAAGTGCGACTTCTCCCCGGCTCCCCCCGAAGCGATGACCGGGATGCGAACCGATTCGGAGACGCGGCGGGTGAAGTCGAGGTCGAAGCCGTTTTTCTGGCCGTCTTGGTCGAAGGAGGTCAGGAGAATTTCGCCGGCTCCTGCCTCTTCGCAGTCGCGCGCCCATTTGATCGCCGACATGCCGGTGGAGACTTTGCCTGCGTTGATCATGACTTCCCAGTCTTGCATCTCGACGTTCCACTTGCCGTCGATAGCGACGACGATGCATTGGGAGCCGTAGCGTTTCGCGCCGTCTGTGATCAGTTGCGGGTTCTTGACGGCGGCGGTGTTCATCGAGACTTTGTCGGCACCGGCGAGGAGGAGTTCGCGGATGTCGTCGACCGTTTTGACGCCGCCGCCGACGGTGAACGGGATGAACACTTGGTCGGCGGTGCGGCGCACGATGTCGAGCATCGTAGCGCGGCCTTCGTTGGTCGCGGTGATGTCGAGGAGGACGAGTTCATCGGCCCCCTGCTCTTCGTAGATTTTCGCGAGCTCCACCGGGTCGCCGGCGTCTCGTTCGTTGGTGAGGAACGAGACGTTTTTCACGACGCGGCCGTTTTTGATGTCAAAGCAAGGGATGATGCGTTTGGTTAACATGAGGCAATGGCCTCCTCAACTTCGCGAATCGCATCGGCGAGTTCGATGTTTCCGTTGTAAATCGCTTTGCCGATGATCGAGCCGATGACGCCCTTGCCTTTGAACTTGGCAAGTTCGAGGAGGTCGTTGGTTTCTTTGATCCCGCCCGAGGCGATGACGCCGAGGCCGGTTTTTTCCGCCATTTCGACGATGGCGGGGATGTTCGGCCCCGTGAGCGTGCCGTCTCGCGAAATGTCGGTAAAAATGACGCGGGTCGCCCCCGCGCCCTTCAACTCGCGACCGAGGTCGATCGCCGTGATCGCCGACGTCTCCAGCCAGCCGTTGACCGCCACCATGCCGTCCTTGGCATCGATTCCGATCGCGATTTTTTCCCCGTACTCTTTCAAAGCAGCCCGTACAAACTCCGGTTCATTCACCGCCGCCGTGCCCAAAATCGCTCGCGCAACCCCCAGCGAGAACAACGCTTCCAACGTCTCGCCGTTGCGAATTCCGCCGCCGACTTGCACCGGCAGCCCGGTCGCTTTTACAATCGCTTCTATAACAGGGCGGTTCTGCTGCGAACCTTCCTTCGCGCCGTCGAGATCGACGACGTGCAGGAACTTCGCACCCGCTTCTTTGAATCGAACTGCGACCGAAGCCGGGTCGTTGTCGTATACGGTCATCTGGTCGTAGTCGCCCTTGTACAGACGAACCGCTTGTCCATTTCTCAAATCAATCGCCGGATACAGCAAAAACTCACTCATGCCCGCACTCCTTCCCGAACCATCCCAACAAAGTTGCCTAACAAAGTCAGACCCACACGGCTCGATTTCTCCGGATGGAACTGGATGCCGAATACGTTGTCCAGACCCACGATGCCCGGCACTTCGCCGTAGTAGTCGGTCGAAGCAAGCAAGACTCCGCGGTCTGCCGGCTCGACGACCAGCGAATGCACCCAGTACACGTAGTCGCCCGCTTCCACACCTTGAAGCAACGGGCTCGTTTGGTGCAAGGTCAGATCATTCCACCCGATGTGCGGAATCTTGAAGTCCCCTTGAAAACGGCGCACATGCCCCGGAATCAGATTCAGCCCAAGGTTCAGCCCATGCTCCTCACTCGACGTGAACAACAACTGCATCCCCAGACAAATTCCGAGAAACGGCGTCCCCGCTTGTACAACGTCCTCAATCGCTTCCACAAAACCCTGTTCCCGCAAGTTTTCCATCGCTTCGCCAAACGCGCCAACGCCCGGCAGAATCACACCGTCCGCTTGGCGAACCACGTTCGGATCGGCGGTGACGACAACGTCAGCACCGAGGGACTCCAGCGCTTTTTCCACAGAGCGCAGGTTGCCCATGCCATAGTCGATGATCGCGATCATGGCTTAGAGAACCCCCTTGGTGGACAGCACGCCGCGAACGTTCGGATCGCGATAGACCGCTTCGGAGAGCGCACCGCCGAACGCTTTGAACACGCCCTCGATCATGTGGTGCGTATTCGTGCCATAATGCACGTTGATATGCAGAGTCACACCCGCATTGCCCACGAACGCATGGAAAAACTCCTCCACCAACTCCGTGTTGAACGTGCCGACATACTCCTTCGGAAACTCGGCGTTGAACACGAGATAGGAACGGCCCGAGATGTCGAGCGTCACTTGCGCCAACGCTTCGTCCATCGGGGTGAAGCGGTTGCCGTAGCGTTTGATCCCCGCTTTGTCACCCACCGCTTGCTTGAACGCTTGACCCAAGCAGATGCCGATGTCTTCCACCGTGTGGTGGTCGTCGATGTCGATGTCGCCCTGCGCGTTGAGGTTCAGGTCGAACCCGCCGTGCTTGGCAAACAGGTCGAGCATGTGACGCAGGAACGGAACCGGGATGTTCAAGTCCCGTTGGCCCGTTCCGTCGAGGTTGAGGGTCAATTCAATTTGCGTTTCGGTGGTGTCGCGTTTGATCTCTCCGATGCGTGCAGTCATGGCTAGTTGCGGCCTCCTTCTTTTTCCAAGCGAATCCGAATCGCGTTGGCATGCGCTTGCAGCCCTTCCGATTCGGCGAGGGTGATGATTTTATCTCCGTGGTTGAACAGCGCTTGCTTGCCGTACTGGATGACGGAGGATTTTTTCACAAAGTCATCGACGTTGAGCGGCGAGGAAAAACGCGCCGTCCCCGACGTCGGCAACACGTGGTTCGGCCCTGCAAAATAATCGCCGACCGGCTCCGAGCTGTAGCGGCCGAGGAAGATCGCACCTGCATTCTCGATGCGTCCGAGGTACGAATTCGCGTCTTCGATCATCAACTCCAAGTGCTCCGGTGCGAGTCGATTCGAGAGCGCGATGGCTTCGTCGAGGTTTTTCGTGACGACGATGGAACCGTAGTTGCGCAGGGACTCCTCGGCGATTTCTCGGCGGGGGAGTTTTTCCAACTGTTCGGCGAGCGATTTGGCGACAAGGCCTGCCAAGTCTGCAGACGGTGTGACGCAGATCGCGGCGGCCATCGGGTCGTGTTCCGCTTGGGAGAGCATGTCGGCCGCGACGTAATCGGGATCGGCGCTGTCGTCTGCGATGACGAGAATCTCCGAAGGCCCCGCAATCATGTCAATCGCCACTTGGCCAAAAACGGCCTGCTTCGCCAGCGCGACATAGATGTTGCCCGGGCCGACGATTTTGTCCACGGCTCCGATCGTTTCGGTTCCGTATGCCAAAGCGCCGACCGCTTGTGCCCCGCCGATGCGATACGCTTCGGTGATGCCCAGTTCTTTGATCGCGACGAGCACGCCGGGGTTCAAATTGCCTTCCCGATCCGGCGGCGTCACCAGCACGATTTGCGGAACGCCCGCCACTTGCGCGGGGATGACGTTCATCAGCACAGACGACGGATAGGCGGCACGACCGCCCGGTACATAAACGCCCACTCGTTTGAGCGGTCGGATGATCTGACCGAGCACAGAACCTTCCTCGTCCGGAAGCATCCAAGACGGGCGTTTCTGCGCTTCGTGGTACCGACGAATGTTCGCGATGGCTGCACGCAGCGCTTCGAGAAACTCCTCGGTCACTTGCGAGTAGGCTTCTTGGTACAGAGCCTCCGGAATTCGGAAGTCATCCAATTCGACGCCGTCAAAACGCGCCGTATACGACCGCACCGCTGCGTCACCCTCGCTTTGAACGTTCGCGAGGATCTCCTTGACGGTTGTGCGTTCCATTTCGTAGACGTCCGCCTCTTCGCGTTTGAGGGAGAAGTCCTCCGCTTTGACTACTTGAATCATAGAGATGCCTCCTTCTGTTCCACAACGCCCCGCACCAAGCGGACAAATTCATCGATCACGCCACTTTTCAAACGGAACGAGCTGCGATTGGCGACCAACCGGGTCGAGATGTCGAGGATGTCCTCTTGGACGACGAGACCGTTTTCCTTGAGCGTGCGTCCCGTTTCCACCACGTCGACGATGCGTTCAGCAAGTCCGATCAACGGAGCCAATTCGACAGACCCGTTCAGGAAAATGACCTCCACCTGTTGCCCGCGGCCTCTGAAATACTCCGTGGCAATGCGCGGGTACTTCGATGCGATTCGCGGCATCGAAGTGTGCGGTTCCGTGTTCGGGAGCCCTGCGACCGACATCTTGCACTTGCCGATGCCGAGGTCGAGCAGTTCGTACAGGTCGCGGTCCGCTTCGACGAGCACGTCTTTGCCCACGATGCCGAGGTCGGCCACGCCGTACTCGACGTAGGTCGGCACGTCCACCGGTTTGGCGAGGATGAAGTCGATCTCCCCGTTCGGTGTGTTCAGAATCAGTTTGCGCGACGACTCGATGTCTTCCGGCACCGGAATGCCAGCTTCGCGCAAGATTTTCAATGTCGAGTCCATGATGCGCCCTTTGGAGAGGGCGACCGTGATCCCTTGAATCGTCATATCTATCGCCCCTTCCATGGCGTTTTTTTAGATGGAGAACATGTGGCTGAAATCGGTGAACATCGCTTGGACGAGTTTGTCTTTGGAGATCAGCTTGCCGTTTTTGAAGACGATCGGTGTGAAATACTTCGCACGCGGCTGGGCTGCCGTTGCGACCGGGTCTTCACAACGTTGGGCTGTGACGATGAATTGCTTGGAACGCAAGAACACGGCAAATCCGATCACCGGATAGCGGTCCGCTTCATCGTAGTACACGAGAAAATGTTCCTTGGTCGTGCCCGGCAGTTCCTTCTCCAACACTTCGAGTACGCGTTCGACCCCGATCATGAAGCCTGTTGCAGCAGCCGCACGCCCGAATTTGCCAAGCAGTTCATCGTAGCGACCACCCGAGCAGACCGGGAAGCCGATGTTCGGTGCATAGCCTTCAAATACGGCACCGGAGTAGTAATGCTGACCGAGCAACAAGCCGAGGTCGAGTTGCAGATAATTCTCCACGTTGTGCAGGACGAGCACTTTCCAGATCGTCTCCAAGTTGTCGAGGGCGGCGAGTGCTTTTTCGTTCTGTGTGAGTTGGCGTGCTTGTTCCAAAATTTCCACATTGCCCCGCAGACGCGGGACGGTGAGAAGCACGGTGCGAGATTCATCGTCTGCGATCTCGGCGTTGACGGTGCGTTCGTAGGAGACGAAGTCTTTCTGCGCGAGGGCGACAGACAGACGAGCTCGGACGTGTTCGTCTGCCACGTGCTCGGTGAACAGACCTTCGAGATACGCGACTTGCCCGATGGCGATGCGAAAGCCGTTCACGCCGGCCGCCGTCAGTGCGGTGCAAGCAAGTGCGATGACTTCTGCGTCTGCATCGGGCGACGCATCCCCGATCAGTTCAACACCCGATTGAGTGAACTCGGCATCTCGTCCGGCGTTGTTCTCTTGCTGGCGGAAAATCGATGCGTTGTACGAAAGGCGGATCGGCAGCGGGTGTTCCTTCAATAGAGAAGACACCACGCGGGCAATCGGCGCCGTCATGTCCGGGCGCAGGACGACAGTTTTGCCGGAGCGCTCGATGAACTTGAACATCTGGTCTTCGTCCTCACGGTACGCCCCGTTTAAAAAGGTCTCTGCATATTCGAACGTCGGAGTCGTGATCTCCTCGAAGCCCCAACGGGTAAAGACTTTGGCAATCTGCTTCTCCACTTCGCGCTTACGAGCCGCCAGAGGAGGCAAAACATCGCGCACACCGCGCGGTTTTTCAAACAAAATCGGTTTCTGCATAGTTGGTTTCCGCTCCCGACGCTTTAGTCTGCTAATATACTAAAGGATTTCTATTTGTATCCTACCATGAGGATACCGCAACGGTCAACGAAAAGAAAACAGCCACGACCCACACAGGCCGTGACTGTTTTCGTTAAGTTAGGAACACGAAACTGCGCGTCGCCCCGCCAATCTTCCTATGATCGAGGAAGAGCC
It encodes:
- the hisF gene encoding imidazole glycerol phosphate synthase subunit HisF; amino-acid sequence: MLTKRIIPCFDIKNGRVVKNVSFLTNERDAGDPVELAKIYEEQGADELVLLDITATNEGRATMLDIVRRTADQVFIPFTVGGGVKTVDDIRELLLAGADKVSMNTAAVKNPQLITDGAKRYGSQCIVVAIDGKWNVEMQDWEVMINAGKVSTGMSAIKWARDCEEAGAGEILLTSFDQDGQKNGFDLDFTRRVSESVRIPVIASGGAGEKSHFYDVFSEQGKADAALAASIFHFKETTVTEVKKYLKERGVSIR
- the hisD gene encoding histidinol dehydrogenase, coding for MQVVKAEDFSLKREEADVYEMERTTVKEILANVQSEGDAAVRSYTARFDGVELDDFRIPEALYQEAYSQVTEEFLEALRAAIANIRRYHEAQKRPSWMLPDEEGSVLGQIIRPLKRVGVYVPGGRAAYPSSVLMNVIPAQVAGVPQIVLVTPPDREGNLNPGVLVAIKELGITEAYRIGGAQAVGALAYGTETIGAVDKIVGPGNIYVALAKQAVFGQVAIDMIAGPSEILVIADDSADPDYVAADMLSQAEHDPMAAAICVTPSADLAGLVAKSLAEQLEKLPRREIAEESLRNYGSIVVTKNLDEAIALSNRLAPEHLELMIEDANSYLGRIENAGAIFLGRYSSEPVGDYFAGPNHVLPTSGTARFSSPLNVDDFVKKSSVIQYGKQALFNHGDKIITLAESEGLQAHANAIRIRLEKEGGRN
- the hisH gene encoding imidazole glycerol phosphate synthase subunit HisH, whose product is MIAIIDYGMGNLRSVEKALESLGADVVVTADPNVVRQADGVILPGVGAFGEAMENLREQGFVEAIEDVVQAGTPFLGICLGMQLLFTSSEEHGLNLGLNLIPGHVRRFQGDFKIPHIGWNDLTLHQTSPLLQGVEAGDYVYWVHSLVVEPADRGVLLASTDYYGEVPGIVGLDNVFGIQFHPEKSSRVGLTLLGNFVGMVREGVRA
- the hisA gene encoding 1-(5-phosphoribosyl)-5-[(5-phosphoribosylamino)methylideneamino]imidazole-4-carboxamide isomerase, which produces MSEFLLYPAIDLRNGQAVRLYKGDYDQMTVYDNDPASVAVRFKEAGAKFLHVVDLDGAKEGSQQNRPVIEAIVKATGLPVQVGGGIRNGETLEALFSLGVARAILGTAAVNEPEFVRAALKEYGEKIAIGIDAKDGMVAVNGWLETSAITAIDLGRELKGAGATRVIFTDISRDGTLTGPNIPAIVEMAEKTGLGVIASGGIKETNDLLELAKFKGKGVIGSIIGKAIYNGNIELADAIREVEEAIASC
- the hisG gene encoding ATP phosphoribosyltransferase, whose amino-acid sequence is MTIQGITVALSKGRIMDSTLKILREAGIPVPEDIESSRKLILNTPNGEIDFILAKPVDVPTYVEYGVADLGIVGKDVLVEADRDLYELLDLGIGKCKMSVAGLPNTEPHTSMPRIASKYPRIATEYFRGRGQQVEVIFLNGSVELAPLIGLAERIVDVVETGRTLKENGLVVQEDILDISTRLVANRSSFRLKSGVIDEFVRLVRGVVEQKEASL
- the hisIE gene encoding bifunctional phosphoribosyl-AMP cyclohydrolase/phosphoribosyl-ATP diphosphatase HisIE translates to MTDTSWVETLKFDDQGLLPCVVQDVQSREVLMLAYMNHESVLKTLETGTTWFWSRSRQEFWNKGATSGHFQQVVRLSYDCDRDTLLAEVNQAGAACHTGAYSCFFEKAYGDEVSRTPHRYAILDELLTTIAQRDAERPEGAYTTYLFEKGLEKILKKVGEESTEVVIAAMKGDREELTAEVGDVIYHLFVLLQEQKLSFDEVLKLLEARHSKKDIQNKQK
- the hisB gene encoding imidazoleglycerol-phosphate dehydratase HisB: MTARIGEIKRDTTETQIELTLNLDGTGQRDLNIPVPFLRHMLDLFAKHGGFDLNLNAQGDIDIDDHHTVEDIGICLGQAFKQAVGDKAGIKRYGNRFTPMDEALAQVTLDISGRSYLVFNAEFPKEYVGTFNTELVEEFFHAFVGNAGVTLHINVHYGTNTHHMIEGVFKAFGGALSEAVYRDPNVRGVLSTKGVL
- the hisZ gene encoding ATP phosphoribosyltransferase regulatory subunit; the encoded protein is MQKPILFEKPRGVRDVLPPLAARKREVEKQIAKVFTRWGFEEITTPTFEYAETFLNGAYREDEDQMFKFIERSGKTVVLRPDMTAPIARVVSSLLKEHPLPIRLSYNASIFRQQENNAGRDAEFTQSGVELIGDASPDADAEVIALACTALTAAGVNGFRIAIGQVAYLEGLFTEHVADEHVRARLSVALAQKDFVSYERTVNAEIADDESRTVLLTVPRLRGNVEILEQARQLTQNEKALAALDNLETIWKVLVLHNVENYLQLDLGLLLGQHYYSGAVFEGYAPNIGFPVCSGGRYDELLGKFGRAAAATGFMIGVERVLEVLEKELPGTTKEHFLVYYDEADRYPVIGFAVFLRSKQFIVTAQRCEDPVATAAQPRAKYFTPIVFKNGKLISKDKLVQAMFTDFSHMFSI